One genomic region from Mycobacterium basiliense encodes:
- the kdpA gene encoding potassium-transporting ATPase subunit KdpA, with amino-acid sequence MGDNTAMVLFVGLLAAALAAVHVPLGDYMHRVYSSQSHSRAEQFIYRIIGANPNAQQTWAAYARSVLAFSVVSIVFLFVLQLVQDKLPLHLPDPATHMTPALAWNTAVSFVTNTNWQAYAGESTLGHLTQMAGLAVQNFLSAAVGMGVAVALVRGFARNRTSDLGNFWVDLVRGTLRILLPIAVVSSIVLVVGGVVQNFHLGDQVTTLAGPPQIIPGGPVASQEAIKELGTNGGGFFNANSAHPFENPTSWTNWVEIFLLLVISFSLPRTFGRMVGSKKQGYAIAAVVSVLAAFSVTMMMLFQVQHHGTVPTAVGAATEGVEQRFGVADSAVWADATTLTSTGAVDSMHDSYTSLGGMVTLFNMQLGEVAPGGAGSGLYGILILAVITVFVAGLMVGRTPEYLGKKITPREMKLAAGYFLVTPLIVLVGTAVAMALPGERAAMANTGPHGLSEVLYAFTSAANNNGSAFAGLAANTVWYSTALGLAMVFGRFLPMILVLALAGALARQGATPESAGTLPTHRPQFVSLVVGVTVILVALTFLPALALGPLAEGIH; translated from the coding sequence ATGGGCGACAACACGGCAATGGTGTTGTTCGTTGGGCTTCTGGCCGCGGCCCTCGCGGCTGTGCACGTTCCACTGGGCGACTACATGCACCGCGTCTACAGCTCGCAAAGCCATTCGCGCGCCGAACAATTCATCTACCGCATCATCGGCGCAAACCCCAACGCCCAACAAACCTGGGCCGCATATGCCCGCAGTGTGCTGGCGTTTTCGGTGGTCAGCATCGTATTCCTGTTCGTCTTGCAACTGGTGCAGGACAAACTGCCGCTACACCTTCCCGATCCGGCAACGCACATGACACCGGCGCTGGCATGGAACACCGCCGTCAGCTTCGTCACCAACACCAATTGGCAGGCCTATGCCGGCGAATCGACGCTGGGCCATCTCACCCAGATGGCGGGGTTGGCGGTGCAGAACTTCCTCTCTGCCGCAGTCGGTATGGGCGTAGCCGTCGCTCTGGTGCGCGGGTTCGCCCGCAATCGCACAAGTGACCTCGGCAATTTCTGGGTGGACCTGGTTCGCGGCACGCTGCGCATTCTGCTACCGATTGCCGTCGTCAGCTCGATCGTCCTCGTCGTCGGCGGCGTCGTCCAGAATTTTCATCTCGGCGATCAAGTGACCACACTGGCCGGCCCACCGCAGATCATCCCCGGCGGTCCCGTGGCCAGCCAGGAGGCGATCAAGGAGCTCGGCACCAACGGCGGCGGCTTCTTCAACGCCAATTCCGCGCACCCGTTTGAGAACCCGACCTCGTGGACCAACTGGGTGGAGATCTTCCTGTTGTTAGTGATCAGCTTCTCGTTGCCCCGCACCTTCGGGCGCATGGTGGGCAGCAAGAAACAGGGCTACGCGATTGCCGCGGTCGTCTCGGTCCTGGCCGCCTTTAGCGTCACCATGATGATGCTCTTCCAGGTCCAGCACCACGGCACCGTCCCGACGGCGGTGGGCGCCGCAACCGAAGGAGTCGAGCAGCGCTTCGGTGTCGCCGACTCCGCGGTCTGGGCCGACGCGACCACCCTTACTTCCACCGGCGCCGTCGACTCGATGCACGACTCCTACACCAGCCTGGGCGGGATGGTGACGCTGTTCAACATGCAGCTGGGCGAGGTCGCACCCGGTGGGGCCGGTTCCGGCCTGTACGGCATTCTGATCCTGGCCGTGATCACCGTGTTCGTCGCCGGGCTGATGGTCGGCCGGACTCCGGAGTATCTCGGCAAGAAGATCACCCCGCGCGAGATGAAGCTGGCCGCAGGTTATTTCCTCGTCACCCCGCTCATCGTCCTGGTGGGCACCGCCGTCGCCATGGCACTGCCCGGCGAGCGCGCCGCCATGGCCAACACCGGGCCGCACGGCCTGTCGGAGGTGCTCTATGCGTTTACCTCGGCGGCAAACAACAATGGCTCGGCGTTCGCCGGATTGGCCGCGAACACCGTTTGGTACAGCACCGCGCTGGGCCTGGCGATGGTCTTCGGGCGATTTCTGCCGATGATTCTGGTTCTGGCGCTGGCCGGAGCGCTGGCCCGGCAAGGCGCCACCCCGGAATCGGCCGGCACGCTACCGACCCACCGGCCCCAGTTTGTCAGCCTGGTGGTCGGCGTGACGGTCATCCTGGTTGCGCTCACCTTTTTGCCCGCGCTTGCGCTCGGTCCGCTGGCCGAAGGGATCCACTGA
- the kdpB gene encoding potassium-transporting ATPase subunit KdpB, which produces MTRTTTSATRLLDPGLLVKSLPDALRKVDPRTLWRNPVMFIVEIGAVWATILAVGDDTWFSWLVVFWLWLTVVFANLAEAVAEGRGKAQADTLRRAKADTIAHRLRDWAPGGAGIPEDVPAPLLQQGDIVAVTAGEIIPGDGDVVEGIASVDESAITGESAPVIRESGGDRSSVTGGTTVLSDRIVVKITQRPGESFVDRMIALVEGANRQKTPNEIALNILLAALTIIFVFAVATLQPLAIYSKANNPGVADTQALSSDGISGIVLVALLVCLIPTTIGALLSAIGIAGMDRLVQRNVLAMSGRAVEAAGDVNTLLLDKTGTITLGNRQASEFVPVQGVSSKELADAAQLSSLADETPEGRSIVVYAKQAYGLRARTPGELADANWVQFTAMTRMSGVDLGGRRLRKGAANSVAEWVRANGGDVPLELGQIVDGISAAGGTPLVVGRVDDQVAGKAQVLGVIHLKDVVKQGMRVRFDAMRLMGIRTVMITGDNPLTAKAIADEAGVDDFLAEATPEDKLMLIKREQRGGRLVAMTGDGTNDAPALAQADVGVAMNTGTAAAKEAGNMVDLDSDPTKLIEIVEIGKQLLITRGALTTFSIANDIAKYFAIIPALFVVLFPGLERLNVMRLHSPQSAILSAVIFNAVIIVALIPLALRGVRYTPSHASKLLSRNLYRYGLGGLVAPFIGIKLIDLVVALLPGMS; this is translated from the coding sequence GTGACTCGCACAACCACTTCGGCCACCCGCCTGCTCGATCCGGGCTTGCTGGTGAAGTCGCTGCCGGATGCCTTGCGTAAAGTCGATCCGCGCACCCTGTGGCGAAACCCGGTGATGTTCATCGTGGAGATCGGCGCGGTGTGGGCGACGATCCTGGCTGTGGGTGATGACACCTGGTTCAGCTGGCTTGTGGTGTTCTGGCTATGGCTGACCGTGGTTTTCGCCAACCTGGCCGAAGCCGTAGCCGAGGGGCGAGGGAAGGCGCAGGCCGATACCCTGCGCAGGGCGAAGGCCGATACCATCGCACACCGGCTCCGGGATTGGGCGCCGGGCGGGGCAGGCATACCGGAAGATGTTCCCGCGCCGTTGCTGCAACAGGGAGACATCGTGGCGGTCACCGCTGGCGAGATCATCCCCGGCGACGGCGACGTCGTGGAAGGCATTGCCTCGGTTGATGAATCGGCGATTACCGGTGAGTCGGCCCCGGTGATTCGCGAATCAGGGGGCGATCGCTCGTCGGTAACCGGCGGCACGACCGTGCTGTCGGACCGTATCGTGGTCAAAATCACCCAGCGACCCGGTGAGAGCTTCGTGGACCGGATGATCGCACTCGTCGAGGGAGCCAACCGGCAGAAGACGCCCAACGAGATAGCGCTGAACATCTTGCTCGCGGCGTTGACCATCATCTTCGTCTTCGCGGTGGCCACCCTGCAGCCGCTGGCGATCTATTCCAAAGCCAACAACCCCGGTGTTGCCGATACCCAAGCCCTCAGCAGCGACGGCATCAGCGGAATCGTCCTAGTCGCACTGTTGGTGTGCCTGATTCCCACCACAATCGGCGCGCTGCTATCGGCCATTGGCATCGCCGGCATGGACCGGCTGGTGCAACGCAACGTGTTGGCCATGTCTGGCCGTGCCGTCGAAGCGGCCGGTGACGTCAACACCTTGCTGTTAGACAAGACCGGAACGATTACGCTCGGCAACCGGCAAGCTTCGGAATTCGTTCCCGTCCAAGGTGTTAGCTCCAAGGAGTTGGCCGACGCCGCGCAGCTGTCCAGCCTGGCCGATGAAACGCCGGAAGGACGCTCGATCGTGGTTTACGCCAAACAGGCCTACGGGCTGCGCGCCCGCACTCCCGGAGAGCTCGCGGACGCGAACTGGGTGCAATTCACCGCGATGACCAGGATGTCGGGTGTCGACCTGGGTGGTCGGCGGCTGCGAAAAGGAGCGGCCAACTCGGTCGCCGAGTGGGTGCGAGCCAACGGTGGCGATGTTCCTTTGGAACTCGGGCAGATTGTCGACGGCATCTCCGCTGCCGGGGGAACCCCATTGGTGGTGGGCCGGGTCGACGACCAGGTGGCCGGCAAGGCCCAAGTGCTCGGCGTCATCCACCTCAAAGATGTGGTCAAGCAGGGCATGCGAGTCCGATTCGACGCAATGCGCCTGATGGGAATTCGCACGGTAATGATCACTGGCGATAACCCGTTGACCGCCAAAGCGATTGCAGACGAGGCCGGGGTCGACGATTTTCTTGCTGAGGCAACCCCCGAGGACAAGCTGATGCTGATCAAGCGTGAGCAGCGGGGCGGCCGCCTAGTGGCGATGACCGGCGACGGTACCAACGATGCGCCGGCCTTGGCTCAGGCTGACGTAGGAGTGGCGATGAACACGGGTACCGCTGCCGCCAAGGAAGCCGGCAACATGGTTGACCTGGACTCCGACCCTACCAAGCTGATCGAGATCGTGGAGATCGGTAAGCAACTGCTGATCACACGTGGCGCATTGACCACCTTCTCGATTGCCAACGACATCGCGAAGTACTTCGCGATCATTCCGGCACTGTTCGTGGTACTGTTCCCCGGCCTGGAGCGGCTCAATGTCATGCGGCTGCATAGTCCGCAGTCGGCCATCCTGTCGGCGGTGATCTTCAACGCCGTGATCATCGTTGCGCTGATTCCATTGGCCCTACGTGGTGTGCGCTACACACCCAGCCATGCCTCAAAGCTGCTCAGCCGCAACCTCTACCGCTACGGACTGGGTGGGCTGGTAGCACCATTTATTGGAATCAAACTGATCGATTTGGTCGTTGCACTACTGCCCGGGATGTCTTAG
- a CDS encoding response regulator transcription factor, with protein sequence MTAMTGSARSQRPRQAILGQLPRIYRADGSPIRVLLVDDEPALTNLVKMALHYEGWDVEIAHNGREAIAKFDKISPDVLVLDIMLPDVDGLQILQRVRESDAYTPTLFLTARDSVMDRVTGLTAGADDYMTKPFSLEELVARLRGLLRRSSHLAPPADESLRVGDLRLDAASREVTRGGTPISLSSTEFELLRFLMRNPRRALSRTEILDRVWNYDFAGRTSIVDLYISYLRKKIDADREPMIHTVRGIGYMLRPAE encoded by the coding sequence ATGACGGCAATGACGGGATCCGCGCGTAGCCAACGGCCGCGCCAAGCCATTCTGGGGCAGTTACCCCGGATCTACCGCGCAGACGGCTCTCCAATTCGGGTGCTGCTGGTTGACGATGAACCGGCGCTGACCAATCTGGTCAAGATGGCTCTGCACTATGAGGGCTGGGACGTGGAGATCGCCCACAACGGGCGGGAAGCTATCGCCAAGTTCGACAAGATCAGCCCGGACGTGCTGGTGCTCGACATCATGCTGCCCGATGTCGACGGGCTGCAGATCTTGCAGCGAGTCCGCGAGTCCGACGCGTACACGCCCACCCTGTTCCTCACCGCACGCGATTCGGTGATGGACCGGGTCACCGGTTTGACCGCGGGCGCCGACGACTACATGACCAAGCCGTTCAGCCTTGAGGAGTTGGTCGCACGGCTGCGCGGACTGCTGCGCCGCTCTAGCCATTTGGCACCGCCTGCCGATGAGTCCCTCAGAGTCGGCGACCTCAGGCTCGACGCGGCAAGCCGGGAAGTCACCCGTGGCGGCACACCGATCTCGCTGTCCTCCACCGAATTCGAGCTACTTCGCTTCCTGATGCGCAATCCGCGTCGCGCGCTAAGCCGCACCGAGATCCTCGACCGGGTCTGGAACTATGACTTCGCTGGACGCACCAGTATCGTCGACCTCTATATCTCGTATCTGAGGAAGAAGATCGACGCGGACCGGGAGCCGATGATTCACACGGTCCGCGGGATTGGATACATGCTACGACCAGCGGAGTAG
- a CDS encoding WXG100 family type VII secretion target produces MATRFMTDPHAMRAMAGRFEAHAQTVEDEARRMWASSQNIAGAGWSGLASATSLDTMGQMNQAFRNIVNMLHGVRDGLVRDANHYETQEQASQQVLSS; encoded by the coding sequence ATGGCCACACGCTTTATGACCGACCCGCACGCGATGCGGGCAATGGCGGGACGCTTTGAGGCCCACGCCCAGACGGTGGAAGACGAGGCTCGTCGGATGTGGGCGTCCTCGCAGAACATCGCCGGTGCGGGCTGGAGCGGCCTGGCCTCGGCGACCTCGCTGGACACTATGGGCCAGATGAACCAGGCCTTCCGCAACATTGTCAACATGCTGCACGGTGTGCGCGACGGGCTCGTCCGCGACGCCAACCACTACGAGACGCAGGAGCAGGCCTCCCAGCAGGTCCTCAGCAGCTAG
- a CDS encoding sensor histidine kinase, which yields MTRHRNTPRWFPRSLRWQLLLGVLAVVSVVLVAVGAVSVLSLRGYVTAMNDAEVAESLHAFSHAYARYRNGEHTSIHTGTPPVSQALLEFTGQTPGNLIAVMRDGKVIGSAVFSEDEPRPAPPDVIRAIETRAWSDSPMHVETLGSLGSYQVDSRSVGSDRLIVGVSLSIADQIITRKQITTTALVAAALIITAVVTIWVVRYTLRPLRRVAATAAEVAAMPLAGDDHRISVRVQPEDTDPDNEVGIVGQTLNRLLDNVDSALQHRVDSDVRMRQFITDASHELRTPLAAIQGYAELTRQDSSDLPPTTEYALARIELEARRMASLVDELLLLSRLGEGEDLDTEKLDLTDLVMNAVNDAAVAAPTHRWAKDLPDEPVWVNGDHARLHQLVSNLLTNAWVHTPAHVTVTTAVTHHPRHPDGPYAELTVANDGPDIDPEVLPHLFERFVRGNKSTGTGHGLGLAIVSSIVKAHAGSVSAESANGRTVFRVRLPLIVEPAGATSANRSDSLDRLSRSHPRP from the coding sequence GTGACGAGGCACCGCAACACTCCACGGTGGTTTCCGCGCTCTCTGCGCTGGCAACTGTTATTGGGCGTGCTGGCGGTGGTGAGCGTGGTGCTGGTAGCCGTGGGCGCCGTTTCGGTGCTGAGCCTGCGTGGCTATGTCACCGCGATGAACGATGCCGAGGTCGCCGAATCCTTGCATGCGTTCAGCCATGCATACGCCCGATACCGCAACGGCGAGCACACCTCGATCCACACCGGCACTCCACCGGTGTCCCAAGCCCTGCTGGAGTTCACCGGTCAGACGCCCGGAAACCTCATCGCGGTGATGCGCGACGGCAAGGTGATCGGTTCGGCGGTTTTCTCCGAAGACGAACCGCGGCCCGCACCGCCCGATGTCATCCGGGCCATCGAGACCCGGGCTTGGAGCGACAGCCCGATGCATGTCGAAACCTTGGGCAGTCTGGGTTCCTATCAAGTCGATAGTCGTTCGGTCGGGTCGGACCGCCTGATCGTCGGCGTATCGCTAAGCATCGCCGACCAGATCATCACCCGAAAGCAAATCACCACCACCGCACTGGTCGCGGCCGCACTGATAATCACTGCGGTGGTAACGATTTGGGTGGTGCGATATACCCTTCGCCCGCTGCGCCGGGTCGCCGCGACCGCCGCGGAGGTCGCCGCGATGCCGCTGGCCGGCGACGATCATCGCATCAGCGTGCGAGTCCAACCGGAAGATACCGACCCGGACAACGAGGTCGGGATCGTCGGTCAAACCCTGAATCGGTTGCTGGACAACGTCGATAGTGCGCTGCAGCACCGCGTTGATTCCGACGTTCGGATGCGGCAGTTCATCACCGACGCTAGCCATGAGTTGCGGACTCCACTGGCAGCCATTCAGGGTTACGCCGAACTGACCCGGCAGGACAGTTCCGATCTGCCTCCGACCACCGAATATGCGCTCGCCCGTATCGAGCTAGAAGCACGGCGGATGGCCTCCCTGGTCGACGAGTTGCTGTTGCTCTCACGCTTGGGCGAGGGGGAAGACCTAGATACCGAAAAACTCGACCTGACTGATCTTGTAATGAATGCCGTGAACGACGCGGCAGTGGCAGCACCGACCCACCGTTGGGCAAAGGATCTGCCCGATGAGCCGGTGTGGGTCAACGGCGATCATGCCCGGCTGCACCAGCTCGTCAGCAATCTGCTGACCAATGCCTGGGTACACACACCGGCCCACGTCACCGTGACCACCGCCGTCACCCACCATCCCCGCCACCCCGATGGGCCATATGCCGAATTGACGGTCGCCAATGACGGACCCGACATCGACCCCGAGGTGTTGCCCCACCTGTTCGAGCGGTTCGTCCGCGGTAACAAGTCCACCGGCACGGGTCATGGATTGGGCCTGGCCATTGTGAGCTCAATCGTCAAAGCCCATGCCGGGTCGGTCAGCGCCGAGTCCGCGAACGGCCGAACGGTATTCCGGGTCCGACTGCCGCTGATCGTCGAGCCGGCCGGTGCGACCTCGGCCAACCGCTCGGACTCGCTGGACCGACTGTCACGGTCACACCCGAGGCCGTAA
- a CDS encoding K(+)-transporting ATPase subunit F — MSAANAIGLALAVLIALLLVAALLYPEKF; from the coding sequence GTGAGTGCCGCCAACGCCATCGGTCTCGCCCTAGCCGTGCTGATCGCGCTGTTGCTTGTTGCGGCACTTCTGTATCCGGAAAAGTTTTGA
- a CDS encoding potassium-transporting ATPase subunit C: MKIANVVRQHWAALRALLVLTVILGLGYPLLIWLVTWIPGLHDRANGSIIDVDGKPVGSSLIGQLYHDADGLPLPQYFQGRPSAAGAGYDTLSSGGSNLGPESMVDTPADPAKLATGTSPAEAGFRPSLLTLVCSRSVAVAQLEGLDIAAGSRPFCTESGVGAVLSVIGPRDRHGSVEYPTRVISVNEPCSATRKPFLPRYEGVWVECAVFGEDYSRGQIVPIRGTAPTSPQVPPDAVTASGSGLDPNISLAYANLQVPRVARARHTRSEQIRMVVQEYRSGRVLGVFGEACVNVLQLNLELDRRYPV; encoded by the coding sequence ATGAAGATTGCCAACGTCGTTCGCCAACACTGGGCCGCACTGCGTGCGTTGCTGGTTCTCACGGTGATCCTCGGTCTGGGCTATCCATTGCTCATCTGGCTGGTCACCTGGATACCGGGGCTACACGACAGAGCGAACGGTTCGATCATTGACGTCGACGGTAAGCCGGTCGGTAGCAGCCTGATCGGCCAGTTGTACCACGATGCGGACGGCCTCCCGCTACCTCAGTATTTTCAGGGTCGCCCCTCGGCGGCGGGCGCTGGATACGACACATTGTCCAGCGGCGGCAGCAACCTTGGACCGGAGAGCATGGTGGACACGCCGGCGGATCCGGCAAAACTTGCCACCGGCACAAGTCCCGCCGAGGCCGGGTTCCGCCCCAGTTTGCTGACCCTGGTCTGCTCGCGCAGCGTGGCGGTGGCGCAGCTGGAAGGTCTAGACATAGCGGCCGGATCACGTCCGTTTTGCACCGAGAGCGGGGTGGGAGCCGTGCTGTCGGTGATCGGCCCCCGGGATCGGCACGGCAGTGTCGAATACCCAACCCGGGTCATCAGCGTCAACGAACCCTGCTCGGCCACCCGAAAGCCGTTCCTACCCAGATATGAGGGAGTCTGGGTCGAATGCGCGGTTTTCGGTGAGGACTACTCGCGGGGCCAGATCGTGCCGATTCGCGGTACTGCACCAACCTCCCCCCAGGTTCCACCCGATGCCGTCACCGCCAGCGGCAGCGGACTAGACCCCAATATCTCGCTGGCCTACGCCAACCTTCAGGTACCGAGGGTGGCGAGGGCTCGACACACCAGGTCCGAACAGATTCGGATGGTGGTGCAGGAATACCGAAGTGGCCGTGTCCTAGGCGTATTCGGCGAAGCGTGCGTCAACGTGCTGCAGCTGAATCTGGAACTCGACCGCAGGTACCCGGTCTAG
- the esxN gene encoding effector: MTINYQFGDVDAHGALIRAQAASLEAEHQAIVRDVLAAGDFWGGAGSVACQEFITQLGRNFQVIYEQANAHGQKVQAAGNNMAQTDSAVGSSWA; this comes from the coding sequence ATGACCATCAACTACCAGTTCGGCGATGTCGACGCCCACGGCGCTCTCATCCGCGCCCAGGCCGCCTCGCTCGAGGCCGAGCACCAGGCCATCGTTCGCGATGTGCTGGCTGCCGGTGACTTTTGGGGTGGCGCCGGTTCGGTGGCTTGCCAGGAGTTCATTACCCAGTTGGGCCGTAACTTCCAGGTGATCTACGAGCAGGCTAACGCCCACGGCCAGAAGGTTCAGGCCGCCGGCAACAACATGGCGCAGACCGACAGCGCCGTCGGGTCCAGCTGGGCCTGA